TGAAGCTTTGACCTAAATGTATTATGTCAGTAGAAAGAAGGTGATGAGATGAATatgtctctcttctcctctcctctcctctctctctcttttttttttctctcctctcctctcctctcctctcctgtaggTTTTTGGTATGTTGGTGTGGATTCTGGTAGGGGGCACAGAGTATTTTCAtctgtctgctctctgctggGTGATGTTTGTTTCCATCTTGTGTTGGGTTCTGACAGTTTGCCTGTTTTTAATCTACCTCACTGGGACCCACAACAGGATACCACAGGTGCCCTGGACTACactggtaacacacacacacacacacacacacacacacacacacacacacacacacacacacacacacacacacacacacacacacacacacacacacacagctttgtcTCAATTATCGGTTTCCTCTATTTATCTGTTTGTGTCTCCCTCCTTCTAGTCGCTGTGTTTGAACTGTAGTGCTGCAGCTGTGTATCTGGTGACAGCAGCAGTAGACGCTCACTCAGTCAACCAGGCCGTTAGGGGGCGACACAACTACAACTGCTGGGCAGCATCTACAGTAAGAACACTCCTTTCAATTTGATCTGTTACAGTATAGTATATGTATGTCAAAAACATCACTGACGTTTGtattcacattacacaaaaacaGCCCAACATCAGAAAAACAACTGAAGTGTAGTCTGCTTCTGTtgggttttaaaaaaacagaaaatgaggAATATATAACAAACACATGTGTAGTGTAATCTAGGATTTGGTATTGTCTTCAGTATTGTTTTGTGAGAATAATGACCTGAGAAGTCcacattttacaaatatttacaaatacacaaagcttattctcatattttttaaaactgaaTAAACTTAAACTTGTAGAGGCACACACAGGAGACATttgtcttttataaaaaaaaaaaaaaattaccattGAAGCAGCAGAGCTGCTTATAGCTTatggcagtggttcccaacctggggtccgggcacccccagggggggcggcaaagatcacagggggggcgcaagtctttatctggtttgaggttgaggaagaaaaatatatatatatatttgcacatgttaaacaaattatgataatacactagaatatataatgtatacaaaagtctttatgaaaactatatattttgttgtatcctcgtctttcctgccgccaaggcatcactattttatgaatgaaacatggaggagaaacttaacagtgctgataactcctctgtatcaaaaaagtattattagtagggggggcgccaaggaaaaaaggttgggaaccactggcttaTGGtattggtatatatatatatatatatatatatatataaaacaacatTGCAGTAGTTCAATAACTTGGCCTGAGTAGATATTGAAGGATTTTTTCAGTTTAGAGTGAATTATGCTTTTTAGTCAACTCCTCTTTGTCTTCCTGTCCCTCtctattttcccataacttttcTCCACCTTTCACGCTTCTCAGTTCTTTGCATTTCTGACCACACTGTGCTATGCAGGAAGCAGTTACCTGAGCTACTGGGCCTGGAAAACCACACAAGAACAATAGTCTCATTACTTGCTGTTTGAAGACAACAATGTTCACACTTTCTCTGAGGAATGGGCGTGATGGAGATCTAACTTCGGAGCAGGACAAGGCTAAAGTCAAATTTAAACTTGTAAGGAAACTGTTAATATGATCACAAGTCAGTCCACAAAACAGTGGAATCTGAGTTCAAATGTACAggcaaaaaatattttcagcatgTTGGAggttgtactgtactgtagcgtcacacacatgaatgagcagTCAGCCGTCTACAGTCCTGCACCCAGTAACTTTTTGTTTCATGTAAATCTCAATGAAGTTGGTCCCTGGTGTTGGAAAAAACAGGACACAcaaataagaacgaaagttgttttattaattttgtaCAATAGCCACAAGgtcttgagaaaaaaaaagtcaaactcgTACCTTGTCGCATCAGCAGTATTTAATATGGTTCAGATTGAACATTTCTACAACCATTAAAATTATGCAGAAATAAAAAATCACATTGTCATTTGTACATTCTGTTGTTATTCTTACAatagtctggcattgccagaccttctttcacagcactgcggaggagggtctggctagtccacacagcattccgggatgggagaaaaatgtgctctggtttgttggcatttctttaaaccaatcacaattgtcttgggcggcactaagcaccGGAGGGAGCCCCGgcgctgctgcaaaatagcctcgggaaggaacttgttttggtggaacatgtgtacgttcaaaagttgttttagtcgtgcaacagaaaactcagattggacagatagtctagctagctgtctggatttaccctgcagagatctgaggagcagttaaccatagtcctcagaaatccaccgcagtttataattacaacacaaagaaagcttaaggaaaaggaaaagagggacatccagcgaAATTTCTGGCAGCACCGGAACAATCCGGGAGgaggaacgttgtggatatagactagtctaTACACTGCCTTAGAGTTCAGGGCCTTtgagttatttattttaaggtacTACATAACTTAAAAGATCAAACAAATTAACACTTACCTCTGCCACAAAATTTTATTGATAATCGGAAATAAAAGTGAACAACAAAGTGGGAGTCAGACTATTTGATTCATAAATAGCTCTTTATCTTTGATAATGTATCACAGGCTTTGCCCGTGATGAGTTTTCCAATGATTATGTGGACAGAGCTGCGTCCACATAATCATTGGAAAACTCAGCTGGTTCAGCACCTTGAACAGCATTAGCATTGGCTGTCACTGAATCCCACCAAAACGCGACTGGCCTACCACCGAggttgcttttattttgtttgtttgttaatttTGCATGATAGCCAAAAAGGTCACGAGAGGAAAAAAGTCACACACATATTTAATATGAAATACGAAAGAGGATGTTGCATGCAACAGAATTTACTATGGCTCAGATTGAACATTTCTACAACCATTATcacaaaatcaaatcaaattgtcatttgcatttgtataatCTTGTAATATGTACAGTTAGTATTCTTCAAAAACATGTAGTATTGATTGCATTTAGTGCAATAAGTCACTGCTTTGTTTCCTTCAATGCTGCAGATGTGCAAAATGCTTTTAATTTAAGCCCCTTCATTTGATACATTACAAAAGTATTGTCTATACTTGTTAAATCATGTGtgttaatttaataatttcttAATGAAAACATTTAGGTTGATCATTCACAGTTTATGATTATTAATCATTATTCTATGATTTATCAGTTACTCAGTTGTTCATCCTTGTAATCCTTGTATGTAAGAGATGTTGCTATCAAATTCTCCCCAGTGAGCTGCCAGTGAAGTAATCCCTGCGCCATTGAAGCGGCCACTCAGCAATCTGAGCTCTTCATCCGGGTAGGTGGGGTACAAGTTGAAGGAGTTCTGTAAAACAGCATCACAAGTTACTTTATAACTACATTTTtatgacagctttagttactttacaaagtataagtttttacacacaaaacatatgaagagcttctaaaatatgtttttttgttaatcaAACAGTCCATTTTAATAAACATTAAAGCATCCAACAGTTTAAACAAGTACAGCAGAAgcgattagtcgattaatcaattagtcgatTGACAGACAATCACTGTGTGTCTATTTGTTTCTTAAAACATAACCCTTGTCAAACGTTTAGAAAATAGCATTTTATTcctctgattcactgctttATCAGCGCTGCCtcttttcattcattctttagctcgctccaccactgcctctctctctctctctctctctctctctctctctctctctcccagtttCTCTCCCAAtttcaatttgctttattggAATGACATAATCAATCCATCTCTCCATATTAGGCCTTTAAATGAATGCATGAGTGAATATAATGCCATGTAATGGTATAACAGTCACAGGGGACACTGAATAAttgtcacaaaaagaaaatgaaaaaggtaATTACCGTTAATGGCTGGCCGACCGTCAGAAAACGCCCTCTGGAGGTCACAAATGTCAGCTGATAGATGTAGTCGCTGTTGAATTTGCCAGAGATCTGAAACATGACAGGGTGAGCACATTAACACAGTTGGTACATGT
The DNA window shown above is from Perca fluviatilis chromosome 7, GENO_Pfluv_1.0, whole genome shotgun sequence and carries:
- the cmtm8b gene encoding CKLF-like MARVEL transmembrane domain-containing protein 8b isoform X1, with protein sequence MERAAVVSSRRSPSVPECNISTSTLAFDQHFTTTAKGILLLAEIVFGMLVWILVGGTEYFHLSALCWVMFVSILCWVLTVCLFLIYLTGTHNRIPQSLCLNCSAAAVYLVTAAVDAHSVNQAVRGRHNYNCWAASTFFAFLTTLCYAGSSYLSYWAWKTTQEQ
- the cmtm8b gene encoding CKLF-like MARVEL transmembrane domain-containing protein 8b isoform X2, whose translation is MERAAVVSSRRSPSVPECNISTSTLAFDQHFTTTAKGILLLAEIVFGMLVWILVGGTEYFHLSALCWVMFVSILCWVLTVCLFLIYLTGTHNRIPQVPWTTLSLCLNCSAAAVYLVTAAVDAHSVNQAVRGRHNYNCWAASTFFAFLTTLCYAGSSYLSYWAWKTTQEQ